From the Neobacillus sp. PS3-34 genome, the window TCTATCAGACATATTTTGAGCGGCAGGCTTGCGATGTTAAATATGGGAAAGAAGAATAAATATGAAAACATCGCTGATTTATGGGAAAAAACAGCAAGCAGGTCCGGGATGTCATGCGATGGAAGTCTTTGGTTTGAAAATCCAGTATCCTCCCCCCATATTGCCTCTATCGCAATTAAAGCGGCAGAGCTCCAGGGAAGGCGGGCAGGGCTGCGCTTTCTACGTAAGCTCCAGGAGGTTATGTTTTTAGATAAACAAAACATTTCCAGCTTCGATGTGCTAAAAAATTGTGCTCGAAGCATCGGACTTGACGTCGAGGAATTCATTACTGATATCCATTCCGATAGTGCCGCCAAAGCCTTTCAATGTGATCTTAAGATTACTTCTGAAATGGATGTTAAGGAAATACCGACACTCGTCTACTTTAATGAAAATGCTGAAGAAGAAGGAATTAAGATTGCCGGAACGTATCCGTATGAGGTCTATGTACAAATTCTAGAGGAAATGCTGATGGAAAAACCGCTTAAGGCTCCCCATCCTCCTCTCGAATCCTTTTTAAAGTATTTTCGTTTTGTTGCATCTAAAGAAATTGCCGTAGTCTACAATATGTCAATTTCTCAAGTTGAACGGGAAATGAAAAAACTTTTATTAAAGCAACAAGTAGAACAGATTCATGCAAAACACGGAAGCTTTTGGAGATATATTGAAACATAAGCCGAATCCAATAAAACGGATTGGGTTTTTTTTTAGTAAATGAAAAGGAAAAGTGTAGGGCTATATAGCGCTAAGGCTTTTCTCTATAAATACGAACAAAGGGGATGGGAGAAATCTTTCACGGTCAAACAAAGGGGTATATGTTTGGTTTGTGATCAACTTCACGTATAAAATATATCACGATAATTAACCCTTTGACAATTAGTTTGTGCTATATTTCACAATATTGTCATATTCATATAACCGAAAAAGCTACAATACTATATTTTTAGGAAGTCCTAATTAAGGAGACAAGAAAAATGAAAAAATTTTTTAACGGATCGCTGGTTATATTGCTCATTGTTGCGTTCTTTATTCACCTGCTTGCCCTTATGAAGCTGGTCCCTTTCCTCCTGAGTGTACCGCTGCTATTTTTTTCGATTTTCATCCTCATTGTAAACATTAATGAACGGAAAAGATTCAAGGGCTTCTAAGAGATATCCTGATCTAAAAAGGAACGGAGCCATTGGCTCCGTTCCTTTTTCTGTTCCTATGACAAAAGCTGTTCCATTTCATTCAGTTTTTCTTCAAATACCTTGAGGGCGTCTTCGATTGGCTGCGTGCTTGTCATATCAACGCCAGCTTTTTTCAGTACTTCGATTGGATAATCTGAGCTGCCGGATTTCAGGAAGTCGATATAACGTTTGACCGCAGGCTCGCCTTCCTCAAGTATCTGCTTGCTTAGTGAAGTAGCTGCACTGAAGCCGGTTGCATATTGATAAACATAGTAATTGTA encodes:
- a CDS encoding ClpXP adapter SpxH family protein; translation: MEQEKLTNTTSQHHCHGNEKKPIEIYIFVDPLCPECWALEPILKKLQIEYGRYFSIRHILSGRLAMLNMGKKNKYENIADLWEKTASRSGMSCDGSLWFENPVSSPHIASIAIKAAELQGRRAGLRFLRKLQEVMFLDKQNISSFDVLKNCARSIGLDVEEFITDIHSDSAAKAFQCDLKITSEMDVKEIPTLVYFNENAEEEGIKIAGTYPYEVYVQILEEMLMEKPLKAPHPPLESFLKYFRFVASKEIAVVYNMSISQVEREMKKLLLKQQVEQIHAKHGSFWRYIET